One Podarcis raffonei isolate rPodRaf1 chromosome 3, rPodRaf1.pri, whole genome shotgun sequence genomic region harbors:
- the PRR18 gene encoding proline-rich protein 18, translated as MSLPPIAPPPAAAPRLQLRNAQQPSPGAPKKAPAPPLAPAKPPRKGRGGGVPAERPGGGGGAFSSSWPSASLPRQLPRNRGAPPPAARNPPATAAPAAGAPPSPASRGRSVVGPPGPGARSCESLCAAGRGEAALRFSLSLPPEAIRVLQRRSLEKQQQRRPRGRTPRSASPDAAKRPLAGCSAGGGGGGDLRALLQVSLLNERHRYDDVEYEEEADGEGAAGVPGACAADEGLVRKCTEWLRGVESAAARDRADKLDTLPHLGTL; from the coding sequence ATGTCCCTGCCTCCTATCGCGCCACCACCTGCTGCCGCCCCCCGACTCCAGCTCCGGAACGCGCAGCAGCCGAGCCCGGGCGCTCccaaaaaggcgccggcgccccCCCTCGCGCCAGCCAAGCCTCCTCGGAAAGGTCGCGGCGGCGGGGTCCCCGCGGAGcgccccggcggcggcggcggcgccttctCGAGCTCTTGGCCCAGCGCTTCTCTCCCGAGGCAGCTGCCGCGCAACAGAGGCGccccgccgccggccgccaggaACCCGCCCGCCACAGCCGCCCCGGCCGCGGGGGCGCCTCCGTCTCCGGCGTCGCGAGGCCGCTCGGTCGTGGGGCCGCCGGGCCCGGGCGCGCGCTCCTGCGAGAGCCTTTGCGCGGCGGGGCGCGGGGAGGCCGCGCTGCGCTTCTCGCTCAGCCTGCCTCCCGAGGCGATCCGGGTGCTCCAGCGCCGGAGCCTGGAGAAGCAACAGCAGCGGCGGCCACGCGGGAGGACGCCCCGCTCCGCCTCCCCGGACGCCGCGAAGCGCCCCCTGGCTGGGTGCtcggccggcggcggcggcggcggggactTGCGCGCGCTGCTGCAGGTGTCGCTGCTCAACGAGCGCCACCGCTACGACGACGTGGAGTACGAGGAGGAGGCCGACGGCGAAGGGGCGGCCGGCGTCCCCGGAGCGTGCGCGGCCGACGAAGGGCTGGTGCGCAAGTGCACCGAGTGGCTCCGCGGTGTCGAGAGCGCCGCCGCCCGCGACCGCGCCGACAAGCTGGACACGCTGCCGCACTTGGGCACCCTGTGA